One part of the Aspergillus luchuensis IFO 4308 DNA, chromosome 5, nearly complete sequence genome encodes these proteins:
- a CDS encoding uncharacterized protein (COG:S;~EggNog:ENOG410PJ4M), whose amino-acid sequence MPLFRRKHKPSAAASAFRSVEHLPAAPGVYPDDDLDRRFSVSTSRERLPPLPVTSSSTNNTNTTTSPPSSTAVNTTNTIASTSTSTTPGASPQLYQHDNNTQEFSTHPLRRSKSQRHTSPRGNNSNDNTPSWPLPPEPLQPVEPEPRKSRRSLFSLHSSAAARDQSGILQRSRSVKKISTGRSSKQQRPLSIDTTSERRPGTSWSREHELDAPWPKVPQARRPQQPPQQQPQQQQQQPPASIQGQAPQPQPQSQTPTPSHTPAESPVQPPRNHPQAQQQPASRSPMPQNTGPTPTLDTRPPRSPHPSVQRSNTDSGLLEHLTRPSPVEPSRQPADLAPTPPQLDPTVGPRPSSRQSLGPPSPLRPLPVHPDTVASGMPDRPSAPPGQSPVPGHSPYPEAGFRNNTASTPEQGRNTPSSRESRRDREDAEIDVRALVQKHDELQAKYSKVKRYYFEKEAQVQHLQNTVAHQRMAVSRTVLDDNEYANRFGRLDGAIKDLAFSIRKDWATLPSWLNGFVNDDAHTTGTKEMTAIGRAVVSRWLVEELFERYFHPALEPTFSRQLKSIEMNLRRQQAQPSTEEDKENAIARISNWRRTTLDGLTNLQGPQADEYRVQLIDRLINSLVATLVAHLHDPPPPGLDNGARMIVENAVGIAEKIPLESRDICVEYILPGTVVQEGTMKVETGLPPLTHVRTESGGSAEQERAEGPDETEGGDPGPPQREQRMRSVFSSLMGRRPGPSAPTGETREERERGPGRIRFASFVTAEVRGKGPMNVLVKAPVYVE is encoded by the exons ATGCCCCTCTTTCGCCGTAAGCACAAGCCGTCTGCTGCCGCGTCTGCATTCCGATCTGTCGAGCATCTGCCCGCTGCCCCTGGCGTCTACCCCGACGACGATCTCGACCGTCGTTTCTCCGTCTCCACCTCCCGCGAGCGACTCCCTCCATTGCCTGtcacttcatcctccaccaacaacaccaacaccaccacctccccgccttcttccactgctgtcaacaccaccaacaccatcgCTTCTacttccacctccaccacgcCCGGTGCCTCTCCGCAACTCTATCAACACGATAATAATACCCAGGAATTTTCCACCCATCCCCTGCGTCGTTCCAAAAGCCAGCGTCATACCAGCCCGCGAGGCAACAACAGTAACGACAACACTCCG TCGTGGCCGCTGCCACCCGAGCCACTACAACCCGTCGAGCCAGAACCTCGCAAATCCCGTCGCAGTCTCTTCTCGCTTCACTCGTCTGCAGCCGCGCGCGACCAGTCCGGAATTCTGCAGCGCAGCCGGTCGGTCAAAAAAATCTCCACGGGTCGATCCTCCAAACAACAGCGACCGTTGTCCATAGACACTACGTCCGAACGCCGCCCGGGAACCTCTTGGTCGAGAGAGCATGAATTAGACGCCCCGTGGCCCAAGGTTCCTCAAGCCCGTCGACCCCAACAACCgccgcaacaacaaccgcagcagcagcagcagcaaccgccGGCGTCAATTCAGGGTCAGGCACCTCAGCCTCAGCCCCAATCACAAACCCCGACGCCGTCCCATACTCCTGCAGAATCTCCGGTTCAGCCTCCGCGGAACCACCCTCAAGCACAACAGCAGCCAGCGAGTCGATCACCCATGCCGCAGAACACAGGTCCGACGCCGACGCTCGACACCCGACCTCCTCGTTCACCGCATCCTTCCGTCCAACGCTCCAATACCGACAGCGGCCTGCTGGAACATCTGACTCGCCCGTCACCGGTGGAGCCGTCCCGACAGCCCGCTGACTTGGCCCCAACACCGCCCCAACTGGACCCCACGGTCGGCCCTCGACCTTCTTCCCGCCAATCCCTTGGGCCCCCTTCACCATTACGCCCACTCCCCGTTCATCCAGACACGGTTGCCAGTGGCATGCCCGACCGTCCATCCGCGCCCCCAGGACAGTCTCCTGTCCCTGGGCATTCCCCTTATCCGGAAGCTGGCTTCCGGAACAACACTGCGTCGACGCCAGAGCAGGGCCGGAACACGCCCAGTTCGCGTGAGAGCCGACGTGATCGTGAGGATGCCGAGATAGATGTGCGGGCTTTGGTCCAGAAGCATGATGAGCTTC AGGCCAAATACTCCAAGGTTAAGCGTTACTACTTCGAAAAGGAAGCGCAGGTACAGCACCTTCAGAATACCGTAGCACACCAACGTATGGCCGTGTCCCGCACCGTGCTGGACGACAACGAGTATGCCAATCGGTTCGGTCGACTGGACGGTGCGATCAAAGATCTAGCCTTTTCCATTCGCAAGGACTGGGCGACACTGCCCTCCTGGCTGAACGGGTTCGTCAATGACGACGCACACACCACGGGCACCAAAGAAATGACCGCGATCGGCCGGGCGGTGGTGAGCCGGTGGTTAGTCGAGGAACTGTTCGAGCGCTACTTCCACCCAGCCTTGGAGCCCACCTTCAGCCGACAGCTGAAAAGCATCGAGATGAACCTGCGACGACAGCAAGCGCAGCCGTCtacagaagaagacaaggagaACGCGATCGCGCGCATCTCCAACTGGCGGCGCACCACCCTGGACGGACTCACGAACCTGCAGGGTCCGCAGGCGGACGAGTACCGGGTCCAGCTCATCGACCGACTGATCAACAGCCTGGTAGCGACGCTGGTAGCACACTTGCACGACCCGCCGCCCCCGGGGCTGGACAACGGGGCGCGCATGATCGTGGAGAACGCCGTGGGCATTGCCGAGAAGATCCCGCTGGAGTCGCGCGACATTTGCGTCGAGTACATCCTCCCAGGCACAGTCGTCCAGGAGGGTACCATGAAGGTCGAGACGGGGCTGCCGCCACTGACCCATGTGCGGACCGAGTCTGGTGGCTCCGCCGAGCAGGAGCGGGCAGAGGGCCCAGACGAGACAGAGGGAGGCGACCCTGGACCGCCGCAGCGGGAGCAGCGCATGCGGTCGGTGTTCAGCTCGTTGATGGGACGGCGTCCAGGACCGTCCGCACCAACCGGGGAGACTCGAGAGGAGCGCGAGCGCGGACCGGGACGTATCCGATTTGCGTCATTTGTGACGGCAGAAGTGAGAGGAAAAGGACCGATGAATGTACTGGTGAAGGCGCCTGTATATGTAGAGTGA
- a CDS encoding GNAT family N-acetyltransferase (COG:S;~EggNog:ENOG410PXA0;~InterPro:IPR000182,IPR016181;~PFAM:PF13508,PF00583;~go_function: GO:0008080 - N-acetyltransferase activity [Evidence IEA]): MHRLRLPTMPKTCIRPQLQTRLISTPSQPKPTPARSHQKPQQDDLRILPATPSDSPAIADVFLHAFSDPFSRRMFPITEDVRSFWVDQFKHEIEESRAASTPSTAFLKVTAGEEGTVAAFAKWWYPVPEGMTSDGEKNQTKTVWPPSSDADLCERFFDLMNSEKKRVMGGRKKGYFYLDMLGTLPQFNGRGIGSRLLRWGLDRADEKGVPTFLASTPAGRPLYEKYGFEAVEEYEVIPGYFQASMVREAKFL; the protein is encoded by the exons ATGCATCGACTACGTCTCCCCACCATGCCCAAAACATGCATCCGTCCACAGCTGCAAACCCGCCTAATCAGCACCCCCTCACAACCCAAGCCAACCCCCGCACGCTCCCACCAGAAACCTCAGCAAGATGACTTGCGCATTCTCCCCGCGACACCCAGTGATAGCCCCGCTATCGCAGATGTCTTCCTGCATGCTTTTTCCGACCCGTTCAGTCGACGCATGTTTCCCATCACCGAGGATGTGCGCAGTTTCTGGGTAGATCAGTTCAAGCACGAGATTGAAGAGTCGCGGGCTGCTTCTACTCCCAGCACTGCGTTCTTGAAAGTTACTGCGGGTGAAGAGGGGACAGTAGCTGCGTTTGCCAAATGGTGGTATCCTGTCCCAGAGGGGATGACCTCAGATGGTGAGAAAAATCAAACCAAGACTGTTTGGCCCCCAAGCTCGGATGCCGATCTCTGTGAGCGATTCTTTGATTTGATGAacagcgagaagaagagggtcatgggagggagaaagaaggggtATTTCT ACCTCGACATGCTGGGCACTCTTCCCCAGTTCAACGGCCGGGGCATCGGATCGAGGTTACTGCGTTGGGGACTGGACCGGGCAGATGAGAAAGGCGTGCCGACTTTCTTGGCCTCCACGCCTGCGGGACGGCCCCTGTATGAGAAGTATGGGTTCGAGGCGGTGGAAGAGTACGAGGTGATCCCGGGATATTTCCAGGCGTCGATGGTGCGGGAAGCAAAGTTTTTATAA
- a CDS encoding uncharacterized protein (COG:S;~EggNog:ENOG410PZNX), producing MSFREKVRRVFRRSSSGSSSKGKGNGIKIEYYKRGEIPRSKFKGPFDKEHQRKLAAWSFGDAQAERPRTPDLSLSPCASIPDFLRARYEEDAADDLAPDQIRTAPPEVDVTVDSPSVHHDEYACGRQGESGSSSSTAVEPESYSESLMTLFADFDRVDSIAQLKETIRYTSPAVRAISPPPLSPKGCYMPFSPEELTRALNAVQICS from the exons ATGAGTTTCCGAGAAAAGGTGCGGAGGGTGTTCCGCCGGTCCAGCAGTGGGTCCTCgtccaagggcaagggcaatGGAATCAAGATCGAATACTACAAACGCGGTGAAATCCCTCGGTCCAAGTTCAAGGGCCCTTTCGACAAGGAACATCAACGGAAACTTGCAGCATGGTCGTTTGGGGACGCCCAAGCGGAACGTCCGCGTACCCCCGATCTCAGCCTCTCCCCCTGTGCGTCCATACCGGATTTCCTGAGAGCGCGGTACGAAGAAGACGCCGCCGACGACCTCGCCCCCGATCAGATTCGAACAGCACCACCCGAAGTAGATGTGACAGTTG ATTCCCCTTCGGTTCACCATGACGAATACGCCTGCGGCCGACAAGGAGAGAGTggctcatcgtcatccacaGCCGTGGAGCCTGAAAGCTACAGCGAGTCCCTGATGACACTGTTTGCCGACTTCGACCGGGTTGACTCGATCGCCCAGCTGAAAGAAACGATCCGCTACACTTCCCCGGCTGTACGAGCGATTTCGCCGCCCCCCTTGTCGCCCAAGGGGTGTTACATGCCATTCTCACCGGAGGAGCTGACACGGGCGTTGAACGCCGTGCAGATCTGCTCATAG
- a CDS encoding uncharacterized protein (COG:S;~EggNog:ENOG410PPPK;~TransMembrane:5 (o118-138i231-253o273-291i348-367o373-393i)) produces the protein MSSPPIPKLLRESSDLTITSASTPSTTTSTTTIIPTNHVTYTRAHRKPSTKLTTLLNPFRKCTSRQKQKARRKHNYNFQLSHQPLFRNSLLAGVGFLELANAADFAANVWNQIPVPKYAMVFMAIGGPIALLITLVAARDFYLSYTNVQLLLKERRYLRELLDSITTTTNTTTTRTNTTTTQNTTTTQNTTTTQNTTTTQNTTTHTQAELLLRSRLSVNFRELGTEIVDRILMDALMGFGALLVGTGTIMAIFGANHHVYVASNLLSGYIGNGLAAVFGLVNAIWSVYLVGRFQICWRSCQNITNTSTNTTAAATREGNSNIPGDEEDTGIEEVRMYHHPLKLRFRSLQFHALVNGINGLVAGAASMVTATMWYGYVVLVPCIVSLIACNWFWRVRVGYDRPLLSSSTTSASLLLLSSSSTAERRGGGGTATPTTTTNGGGGNGNEKSDLLLDLSSATHLHRMLASSSSTNKDSGIQLPRHILNRTNPSSVMSFLTRNGMFEGFCVWIDHDKSLERGVEDLLDLDSIITSTSASSPGGKKNNANNTNNNNEKSTEEKNNNVDEEEKEKEEEEEEVELSLTADDFLTLARHDTDILLRKMNEYLDENVVRAVAYRERFLLEVLGVVVYLESIPKDVDEVERKRRWWFGCL, from the coding sequence atgtcatctcctcccatccccaagcTCCTCCGCGAGTCGAGcgacctcaccatcacctccgcctcaacccccagcacaaccacctccactaccaccatcattccGACAAATCATGTAACCTACACCCGCGCCCACCGGAAaccatccaccaagctcaccaccctcctcaatCCCTTCCGCAAATGCACCTCCcgacaaaaacaaaaagcaaGACGAAAACACAACTACAACTTCCAATTATCTCACCAACCTCTCTTCCGGAACTCCCTCCTCGCGGGTGTCGGCTTCCTCGAGCTCGCCAACGCAGCCGACTTCGCCGCCAATGTGTGGAACCAGATCCCCGTCCCGAAATACGCGATGGTTTTCATGGCCATTGGTGGACCAATCGCCCTGCTTATTACCCTAGTGGCAGCGAGGGACTTTTACCTCAGCTACACGAACGTGCAGCTCCTCCTGAAAGAGCGGCGGTATCTGCGCGAGCTACTCGACTCTattactaccaccaccaacaccaccacaacaagaacaaacacaacaacaacacaaaacacaacaacaacacaaaacacaacaacaacacaaaacacaacaacaacacaaaacACAACCACTCACACACAAGCGGAGCTATTACTAAGAAGCAGACTCAGCGTAAACTTCCGCGAACTCGGCACCGAAATCGTCGACCGGATCCTAATGGACGCGCTAATGGGATTCGGCGCGCTTCTCGTCGGCACCGGAACCATCATGGCGATCTTCGGCGCGAATCATCACGTCTACGTCGCCAGCAACCTGCTCAGCGGATACATCGGCAATGGATTAGCCGCAGTGTTTGGACTCGTTAATGCAATCTGGTCGGTGTATCTGGTGGGTAGGTTCCAGAtttgttggagaagttgcCAGAACATTACCAACACATCCACAaatactactgctgctgcaacacGAGAgggtaatagtaatattcctggagacgaagaagacactgGTATCGAAGAAGTTCGAATGTACCACCACCCACTGAAACTCCGCTTCCGCAGTCTACAATTCCATGCCCTCGTCAACGGGATAAATGGCCTTGTGGCCGGCGCGGCGAGCATGGTTACCGCCACGATGTGGTATGGGTATGTCGTGTTGGTGCCGTGTATTGTGAGTTTGATTGCGTGTAATTGGTTTTGGAGGGTTAGGGTGGGATATGATCGACCGTTGTTGTCGTCGAGTACTACGTCTGcttcgttgttgttgttgtcgtcgtcgtctacTGCGGAGAggcgcggtggtggtggtacagCTACccctactaccactaccaatggaggtggaggaaatGGCAATGAAAAATccgacctcctcctcgacctcaGCAGCGCAACACATCTCCACCGCATGcttgcatcatcatcatccacaaacaAAGACAGTGGGATACAACTCCCCCGCCACATCCTCAACCGCACAAACCCCTCATCCGTCATGTCCTTCCTCACCCGGAATGGCATGTTCGAGGGCTTCTGCGTCTGGATCGATCATGATAAATCCCTGGAAAGGGGCGTGGAGGATTTACTTGATCTTGACTCTATTATAACATCcacatctgcttcttcccccggagggaagaagaataacgctaacaacaccaacaacaataacgAAAAATCAACCgaggaaaaaaataataatgttgatgaagaagaaaaagaaaaagaagaagaagaagaagaagtggaactCTCCCTCACAGCGGACGACTTCCTCACCCTAGCCCGACACGACaccgacatcctcctccggaAAATGAACGAGTATTTGGATGAGAATGTAGTCCGGGCTGTGGCGTATCGAGAGAGGTTTCTGTTGGAGGTGTTAGGGGTGGTTGTTTATTTGGAGTCGATTCCgaaggatgtggatgaggtggagaggaagaggaggtggtggtttgggtgtttataa
- a CDS encoding glutamate decarboxylase (COG:E;~EggNog:ENOG410PJVE;~InterPro:IPR010107,IPR002129,IPR015424,IPR015421;~PFAM:PF00282,PF00266;~go_function: GO:0003824 - catalytic activity [Evidence IEA];~go_function: GO:0004351 - glutamate decarboxylase activity [Evidence IEA];~go_function: GO:0016831 - carboxy-lyase activity [Evidence IEA];~go_function: GO:0030170 - pyridoxal phosphate binding [Evidence IEA];~go_process: GO:0006536 - glutamate metabolic process [Evidence IEA];~go_process: GO:0019752 - carboxylic acid metabolic process [Evidence IEA]): MVHLAQVKRDSNVEKTAERVDSIQLEDDAFYSSVYGTRFATEQLPSTEMPEREMPREVAYRMIKDELSLDGNPMLNLASFVTTYMEEEVEKLMTESFSKNFIDYEEYPQSAEIQNRCVNMIARLFNAPTDSDDEHPMGTSTIGSSEAIMLGTLAMKRRWQNKRKAEGKDASKPNIVMNSAVQVCWEKAARYFDVEERYVYCTEDRYVIDPKQAVDLVDENTIGICAILGTTYTGEYEDVKAINDLLVERGIDCPIHVDAASGGFVAPFVAPNLEWDFRLSKVVSINVSGHKYGLVYPGVGWVVWRSPEYLPKELIFNINYLGAEQASFTLNFSKGASQVIGQYYQMIRLGKRGYRSIMTNITRTADYLAEQLEQLGFVIMSERGGKGLPLVAFRLPADRDSEQFDEFALAHQLRERGWIVPAYTMAPNSNSLKLMRVVVREDFSKNRCDALLADVKLALKTLSDMDKAMLERYTHHVRVHSTNSHKSKHVHPHYKNETHSLQGKHGKTHGVC; this comes from the exons ATGGTCCATCTTGCCCAGGTTAAGCGCGACAGTAATGTCGAGAAGACCGCTGAACGGGTCGACTCCATCCAGCTTGAGGACGATGCCTTCTACTCCAGCGTCTACGGCACTCGTTTCGCTACGGAGCAGTTGCCCTCGACGGAGATGCCGGAGCGGGAGATGCCTCGCGAGGTGGCCTACCGTATGATCAAGGATGAGCTCAGTCTGGATGGAAACCCCATGCTCAA CCTTGCAAGTTTCGTGACGACCTACATG gaagaggaagttgagaagCTCATGACCGAGTCCTTCAGCAAGAACTTCATCGACTACGAGGAATATCCCCAGTCCGCCGAGATCCAGAACCGCTGTGTGAACATGATTGCCCGTCTGTTCAACGCTCCCACCGACAGTGATGACGAACACCCCATGGGTACCTCTACCATCGGATCCTCCGAGGCCATCATGCTGGGCACCTTGGCCATGAAGAGACGGTGGCAGAACAAGCGCAAGGCGGAGGGCAAGGATGCCTCCAAGCCCAACATTGTCATGAACAGTGCCGTTCAGGTGTGCTGGGAGAAGGCCGCCCGCTACTTCGACGTTGAGGAGCGCTACGTCTACTGCACGGAGGATCGCTACGTGATTGACCCCAAGCAGGCCGTGGATCTGGTGGACGAGAACACCATTGGTATCTGCGCCATCCTGGGCACCACCTACACCGGTGAGTACGAGGACGTCAAGGCCATCAacgacctcctcgtcgagCGGGGCATTGACTGCCCCATCCACGTCGATGCCGCCAGTGGTGGTTTCGTCGCTCCTTTCGTTGCCCCCAACCTGGAGTGGGACTTCCGTCTGTCCAAGGTGGTGTCCATCAACGTGTCTGGTCACAAGTACGGACTGGTGTACCCCGGTGTTGGCTGGGTTGTCTGGCGCTCGCCCGAGTACCTGCCCAAGGAGCTgatcttcaacatcaactACCTGGGAGCCGAGCAGGCCAGCTTCACGCTGAACTTCTCCAAGGGCGCGTCGCAGGTCATTGGACAGTACTACCAGATGATCCGACTGGGCAAGCGGGGCTACCGGTCGATCATGACGAACATCACACGTACTGCCGACTACTTAGCCGAGCAGCTGGAGCAGCTGGGCTTTGTGATCATGAGCGAGCGCGGCGGCAAGGGCCTGCCGCTGGTGGCGTTCCGGCTGCCGGCGGACCGCGACTCGGAGCAGTTTGACGAGTTTGCGCTGGCGCACCAGCTGCGTGAGCGCGGGTGGATCGTGCCGGCGTACACGATGGCGCCCAACAGCAACTCGCTGAAGCTGAtgcgggtggtggtgcgcgAGGACTTTAGCAAGAACCGGTGCGATGCGCTGCTGGCGGACGTTAAGCTGGCCTTGAAGACGCTCAGCGACATGGACAAGGCGATGTTGGAGCGGTACACTCA CCATGTCCGGGTGCACTCGACCAACTCGCACAAGTCCAAGCATGTGCACCCTCACTACAAGAACGAGACCCATTCCTTGCAGGGCAAGCATGGCAAGACCCACGGTGTGTGTTAG
- a CDS encoding uncharacterized protein (COG:S;~EggNog:ENOG410Q2I0), translating into MPKKGGKNKNKGKKSGGAAAAAKKAVDAPNNVVPANEVEETVAKSDSELEAVAAEAGVTDTTAPEAVVPETVTKDESEVDAVAAGADTSVTSAPETTIPETVAKSESEAVAAETAPAVTAAPVATVTDTAAPVPAPAPPVNFTEEASNAVNTAFPKINDGIVEDAAQQTKTAQAETVEEGTTVLPSTSTLEASNADTTTLPVRTSTLEPETADAHVKRPYESSITTKEDDHKPHKMPKVEDEPVIATEKAAAADTVPAPTGTIVQPQVVPGLGAGSADKASKDLEVAGLAATDKDAGAASSTTVPQTTEAVPAKVTEGPSSAAADTTAVAPVEASTKPETAAAIAPSEVPESTGSAKKTTEVTQPEPATATKAPTAAADSEPIAVVPSTIIRPSGRDSKAADKTVEDTTAAPTATEAEQPLKVAEDKEQATKAPETSKRLSAVPSTIKDTKPQEAQKTETSATQGASAVQKEEGAAAQKAEEVKSEPQAEGTSAAAAKPEAAQAGQETQQAGAAVPKAEEGKTSVEQAKDTAKGEAAKPQETAKSESSKAEKRKSGLFAWLKRKIKGEKN; encoded by the exons ATGCCTaagaaaggaggaaagaacaagaacaagggcaagaagagcggcggtgctgccgctgccgcaaAGAAAGCAGTCGATGCCCCCAACAATGT TGTACCAGCCAACGAGGTTGAGGAAACAGTCGCCAAGAGCGACAGTGAGCTCGAAGCTGTCGCTGCCGAGGCAGGCGTCACTGACACCACTGCGCCTGAGGCTGTCGTCCCCGAGACAGTTACCAAGGACGAAAGCGAAGTTGATGCCGTCGCTGCTGGTGCCGACACTAGTGTGACTTCAGCACCCGAGACCACCATCCCTGAGACTGTCGCCAAGAGTGAGAGCGAAGCTGTCGCTGCCGAGACAGCTCCTGCAGTGACTGCGGCACCCGTGGCCACCGTTACTGACACCGCCGCCCCGGTCCCCGCGCCTGCCCCTCCGGTCAACTTCACTGAGGAAGCCTCCAACGCAGTCAATACCGCGTTCCCCAAGATAAACGATGGCATTGTAGAGGACGCTGCGCAGCAGACGAAGACTGCTCAGGCGGAGACAGTGGAGGAGGGCACGA CTGTACTaccttccacctccaccctGGAAGCTTCCAATGCGGATACCACAACCCTGCCTGTGAGAACCAGCACCCTCGAGCCCGAGACCGCCGATGCCCACGTGAAGCGCCCATACGagagcagcatcaccaccaaagaGGATGACCACAAGCCCCACAAGATGCCTaaggtggaagatgaacCCGTCATTGCCACCGAGAAGGCAGCAGCCGCAGACACTGTTCCGGCTCCTACTGGCACCATCGTGCAGCCACAGGTTGTCCCGGGGCTTGGTGCTGGCTCCGCTGATAAGGCGTCGAAGGACTTGGAAGTTGCCGGACTTGCCGCGACGGACAAGGATGCTGGAGCTGCGTCCAGCACGACAGTACCTCAGACTACCGAGGCCGTCCCGGCTAAGGTTACCGAAGGTCCGTCCAGCGCGGCCGCTGACACGACCGCTGTCGCCCCAGTGGAAGCTTCTACCAAGCCCGAGACTGCTGCAGCCATCGCTCCCTCTGAAGTGCCTGAGAGTACTGGCAGCGCCAAGAAGACGACCGAGGTGACCCAGCCGGAGCCAGCGACGGCCACCAAGGCCCCGACCGCAGCCGCAGACAGCGAGCCTATTGCGGTTGTTCccagcaccatcatcagaCCCTCTGGACGTGACAGCAAAGCAGCGGATAAGACTGTGGAGGACACCACTGCTGCACCCACGGCCACTGAGGCTGAACAGCCCCTGAAGGTTGCGGAAGACAAGGAGCAGGCGACCAAGGCACCAGAGACTTCCAAGCGCCTCAGCGCTGTTCCCTCTACGATCAAGGACACGAAGCCCCAGGAGGCCCAGAAGACGGAGACCTCGGCCACCCAGGGAGCTTCGGCTGttcagaaagaggaaggcgCTGCTGCCCAGAAGGCCGAGGAGGTCAAGTCGGAGCCTCAGGCGGAAGGcacctctgctgctgctgctaagCCCGAAGCCGCTCAAGCCGGACAAGAGACCCAGCAAGCGGGCGCCGCTGTCCCCAAGGCTGAGGAAGGCAAGACGAGCGTTGAGCAGGCCAAGGATACGGCCAAGGGCGAGGCCGCCAAGCCCCAGGAGACTGCGAAGTCGGAAAGCAGCAAGGCcgagaagcgcaagagcGGACTTTTCGCCTGGCTCAAGCGCAAGATCAAGGGCGAGAAGAACTAG